The following nucleotide sequence is from Ammospiza nelsoni isolate bAmmNel1 chromosome 21, bAmmNel1.pri, whole genome shotgun sequence.
CAAATGCTCCCCAGAGCAGAAAAGCTGGCCTGTGATCTCCATACTTTTGGGAGGCACTATTAAAACAAGACTAAGGAGCTGTGAGAACTCAGCTATCTTGTAATTAAATCTAAGACACCACTCTGCTTCTGTGCCCTCTATTTATCTGAGTACTTGGGGATTTGCTGCAGGGTTACCAATCTCCTTAACTGCATCCCACCCATGTCCCATTTAACTCCTAGGAGTAGTTACCCCAACTTTTAGGAAGCTACAGGACAGTAAATAGAACAAAAAGCAGTTTCTCACCCAGTTAAATTTGAATTATTGGGATAAAGGTAAACTGTTACTTGTCCCACATCATCTGCTTTCACTTGGAACTCTGCTTTAGTGTGACCTGCAGGGAACTGTACCtgcaaggcagagcagagggaacagaGGAGTTGCACCATAATAGCAGGAGCTTTTTGCATATGGTTACAAGTCTATGCTCTCACTTACCTCATCAGGAAGTTCAACAATGGTGCTGTGCTTTGAGGAGTGTGTAATATTAAGAGTTATCACCAGTGTGTCGTTTAGTGGAGCTCtgagaaggcagaaaaaacaAGTTAGGCTGGTACCTGAGCTCAGGGGTTGctttggggctgcaggggagcatCTGCTCATTCCTCTCAGCAATGAGCAGCCCACACTCAACAGAAGCTGCCTCACACTCCGAGGAACCAGCACCAAACTGGGTGATATTGCACTGGTTCTTTTATCTGATCCAGTGATGGCCACCCTGTACCTCCCTCTTCTCAACACAAATGGCAAAGTCACCAAAAGACCCTGTCCTGTCCTGGTGCTCATTACCCTTTGCTGAAACAAGGCACATGTACTTGGGGTCATGAAATtacagcagaaagagaaaacagaacaaacaaaaccttttcaagtgacacagccctgcacagctttCTAAAGAACTCCACTGAGCATTTGTCCAGGACGTGATCCTTCTAGGAAATGCAAGTTTCTCTTAAGCATAAATTTTTAGAAAGGGAGGAACTGTAAATTCACTTATGGAAGGCAGCCCGTGTTCCAAAGGGAAAGTAAAGCTGCAATAATAATTTTACCTCAGAGAGATAGTGACGTTTGTTGAACTTCCACTTTCTAGAGAAACTACTTCAGGGACTGACAACACAATGGCTCCATCTGTGGGGGGGAGAAAAACACCCACACAAATCTCAATTACTATGAACAGCTCCTTGAGAAGAACAACCTACTTTTTTTGTGCCATAGACATTTTACCCATTGGTCCCTGCAGTATCAGATCAATCACAAAGTTCacacaataaaaagcaaaggggGAAACCAAGCAACTTAAAAAGAGAAGTATATAACTGTGACTTGAACATGTTGCAAGGAAGTAATTTAAATGCTTGAACAAAAGTTCATGCAAAGGGAAGGTTAAAAGGTACTGCAAACCCACCCTGGTTCTTGATGTGATCCTGGTGATCTAGGAGTCATAAATGCCccaaatttaatataaaattgttTATTGGGCCACAAGTTCAATCCAAGTACCCAGATGTGCAAGAGAATGTACATTTAcagaaacagagagagacacAGGTTGCACAGGTTGGCCtggacactttttttttctgttgccaCACAGTGTTTGTGAGAAGTTACGAGAGGAGCTCCCAGTTTATCACTgactgcagccctggcactctTCAATCTGCAGAAGTGATTTTGGAGCACGAAGTGCACAACCTCAGCACAGTGTATGAGCACAAGAACCCGAGGTAAGGAATGAGAGAAGAGCTGATGTGAAGCATGGCACGGGTATCCCTGTAACATGTAATGGGATAACTAAAGAGCTGCCCTTTTCCATCTCTTACTGCTCCGGAGCCCTGTGGGCCCAAGCTAGGCTGACCAAACACTCACCGCCAGGCCCCAGCAGCGCCAGCGAGAGGCTCAGCAGAGCGGGGAGCAGGTATCGCGTCCTCATGGTGGAAAAGCTGCGGAAAAAGCAGGGGAGAAGCTTTCCTCAGCACCCACACGGCCACACAGCCCATCCCCTCCGCTGGGAGCCGCGGCAAGCAGCTCCCTCCGCAGCACCACGGCCCCCAGCCCGGCCGAGGGACCCTCAGCTCCCCTCGGAGGGGGCCGCTCTCCCCGTCCCGGGCACATCTTTACCTCAGCGCTGCTGCCGTGACGGACCCGCCCCACCCCAACGCGCGGGACTACAAATCTCGGCAGCCCCCGCGCCCCCACCAGACCCTCGCCGCTGGCGGCGCGCCGCGGTGCACTCTGGGACTTGTAGTCCTGCCGCCCTTCCTCCGGCGCTCCGGCGGAGCGGGGTGCGCGGTGGTTTGGAACGCGCCGCTGCCGAGGCGGCGGTACCGGGGAGCGGGTGGCAACCCACCCCCTTCAGTGCCCCGTGCCGTCCCGGTTCTTCCCTTTTCGGCTCTCACGTGAGGCGATCGCCTGCGGACTCCCCGCCCAGCGCCCACCGCGTCGCAGCGGCCGCCCCCGGGGGCCATCTTGGGTGTGGCGGAGCGGGTTCATGAGGGGGGCAGAGCCGTGAGCGGAGGGACAGGGCGGGCTGCGCGCCGTGGTGGTTTGGTTTAGATAAAAAACGTGGTTTAAAGTAGCGCAGGTTAGCTGGGGAAGGGGCGCTTTGTCACTGTCACAGTGGAGGGGTAGCGACCGGGGAGTGCTGAGGACAGGGAGCACCTCCAGTGTGAGGGCGAAGTCCAGGTCGCGGTCCTGCCCCGTCCCTGAGAGCCCGCAGGGCGGCACCGGGAGCCGTGAGGGGCTCGGGCGGCAGCGGGAGCCGTGAGGGGCTCGGCCGTGAGGGGCTCGGGCAGCACCGGGGGCCGTGAGGGGCTCAGCTTGGTGGGTGTTGTTCCGCCTGTGACAAGGTGACAGCCATCCATCCCCTCATGGCCGCGGCGGGCGGGCCCGGGCCCACCTGTGTGCTCGGCATTGACCTGGGCACGACGTCGGTGAAGGCAGCgctggtgacagggacagagcgAGGGCTGGcgctggcacagagctgctccagggagacGCAGGCACACAGCGATAGCCCCGGAGCTGCAGCGCAGGTAAGGGCTCAATTGTCCTGCAATTTCCCTCAGGGAGTGCTGAGGGACGTTGCAGGACACCGGCCTTGCCTTGCAGTGCTTGGGTAGTTTGGTTCATTGGGCAGAGTGCAGTGGATTGTTTCCTGGATTGTTTTGGTGCCCAGATTGGCAGCATGCCTCTGGGTAtcaaaaagcagaattaaagCACCCTCTGCTCACCGTTCAAGTAAGTCAAGCAGAGCTGCTTGACTTAAGAAGGACCCAGGTTTTGAAAAATTGCCTAAAACACTATAAAACTATTCTCCCATGAGCCACCACCTTATCTTTGACACTCCCAGTAAGCAAACAGCAACCATTTGCCAACTGGAAGGGAATTTTATTTTACACTTAAGTGTGAGGTGGAATTATAACTGGAAACTCCCTGTGGAAATAACCAGGAAGAAGTGTTCCTGTTAAAGCTCTTTGCATCCATTGTGCTGGTCAATCTAAAAAAAGGATTAAtcagaatcataaaatacgtGCACTGTTTCTGATACCAAGGATACCAAACAGGCCAACCCTCCTCCTGCCAGTTTATGCTGCCTAAAGTACCTATGCACAAAGTTCACATTTATTTGTAGACTCTGTTGCAATAGTTTTGTAAACATCACACTGGTCTGTTACAAAGTAACCTGAACCCTTGAAAGTGTGAAAGCTTCTGGGGAACTGATGGGTCAGTTTGCTGGGTGGTTCTAGGAATAGAATGTCCAGAAATTGAATATCGGCATCATCAAAATCATCAGTGAGTAAACAGGGAGGAGCTTTAGGAGAAGGCAGGGGAGACTGCACACCTGCCAGAACACATGGATTTGTCTCTTTGTTAGGAAAATGAAGAGCAATAGAGAAggtgaaataatgaaaacttgcaGTCAGTGGTCATGGATTTTTATAAGGTTAAGGTTGAGTGTGGTTatttaggaaattaaaaatcattTGGCCTTCAGTTTAAGAGGCGCAACTTGGTAGTATTGATTTTtagtttttgtgggtttgtgggattttttttcaatttttcttttctttttttgttagaGTTTAGTAACATAAGAAATATTATATCTAATAAATGCTATTAAACTAAATGAATTCTGTCCTTCCCTTCTGACTAAAGCAGCCTTGTTTAATAAATACACTGAGTGAATCCTAATGGCTTCATGCTCAGGATAATGCTTTGTGATtgcagggaatggagcaggaTGTCCAGAAAATCATAAGAGCACTGAATGAATgccttgctgctctgcctcagcagcagcttcagcaaGTCACCCACATTGGGATCTCTGGACAAATGCATGGGGTTGTGTTTTGGAAAAGTGATAAAGGTAATGTTCATTCTTTAACATTCCTGCTCAGTGTATTACAATGCAGAAAATCAAATTGTTAACAGGgaagtgattctgtgattaaattATTGCATCACATCTTCTCTAAAAGAGAATTAACAGAAGATCTCTTATggaaatttttggttttttaactgaaatttcAGCTACTCACTATAGTTAAAGGATTTAGCCTAATGATATCCCTGCAGATTCAGCACAATTATTAATATAAAGGAGGAATAGCATATTTGTGCCTTGTTAATTGTTTCTCCATCACTTGCTATCTGCTGCCCTTTGAAAGAACTTCTGCATCCCATTAATAACTTGCAGGGGAATTTTATTCACCTCACAAACCCCTTACATAGATGCTGTCCAGCATCTCAATAACTCTggtttttcccaaaatcccaaggCTTTTTTTCCTAGCCAGTCATGCATTAATGTCATCTTGCATTCATTTTGTTGCTTATGCTTCTGTCAGTAGGAGCTGGAAAGAGCTGTGGTCAGGATTGTGGATGCTCAGCTGCTTGCCAAGGCCTCAGAGACAAATCAGCTGCAGTGAGGTAGTCATGTGGGGCTTGGTTGTGCAAATACCCAGATAATCCTTGTGACAGGGAGGAGATTTGAAGAATCCAGGCCTTGGACTGCCAGCCCTGTGAGACAGGGATGGATTTTCCTCTTGGCTAATGCCTTATAGACCTTCTGAAGTCTAAGGCTTCCAGAGAGTGGgtccatttcttcttttcacttAACCCTGTAATCTGCTCATTTGGATAATTATACAAGTCTTATTAACAGGAGTTATGCAGATGAAGTAAAGATGTATTGTAAACCACAGAGCAGATTTCCCAAAAGTGCTGGTCACTGCCTCTCAGAAGTTGTCAGAGTCTTAATTGCTTGAGGAGGCACTGTGCTATTCATTACTGGCTGTAATTTTACattaaatactaaaaattatCAGAAAGAAAGAAGTCCAAGGGCTGATGGACTGGAGGAGCTGTTGTTGCTTTCCAGatgtcccaggagctgcatAACAAAGCCTTGTGTATTCACAGGCACAGATTCTTATGTCATATTGGTAAATATTTTATGTCCTAAAGCCACATGCCACTTTAGTTTCATTTCTATCAAGTGAAAGAGGGTGTTTGCTCTCATTTGTTTTGAGTGGACTAAGTGAATCCAGGACCTTTGGgacacaaataaaaattttaatagcGTCCTTTAGGGTTAGATTATGACTAATAATATTTCTTAGAATccatttaaaatgagaaaagcaaGCCAATTGGAAATTCAGTTCAAACAGATTTGATAGAACAGGGAATtgaggaaacaagaaaaaatgttttattttgcatgtttCTCATGGCACCTCCCAGCCTCCAGGGCTGCTTTTTGCTGTATGAGTTCCAAGCCCTGTATCCAACACAAGAATTAAATTTTTAGCTATACTTGTGTGAATCAGGAAGCTGAGTATTTTCTCTtggctctctgctctgtggcCAAAACCCAGAGTTTGCCTCAGCTGCAGAGTGAGTgacctgccctgtccctgatgGCCTGGGAGGGgtcagagctgggccctggAATGTGCAGGCAAACAGAGCTTGAGCCCAGCTCTCCTCTTCAATGGAAGAGTGGGGAAGTTTTCTCAAAGGTGTGGTGTTCTCTGCTCAGAAGGaatgtgctgggctgggaaactGAATTAAACACTGAATTAAACCCTGTCCTACCTTTGTTGTGTAGTGCATGTGGATTTTACTCTTAAGCACTTTCACATACTCTCCGATGCAGGTTTCTTGTTGCTTGGGCTCCAGAGGTGatgcagctttgtgctgcccatcCTGGGCAGTCCATTACTGAGGCAGAATTCTCCAGGTGgtggtttaaagaaaaaaaacccagctgagGTTTTTATGTGAGAGCTCACCTCCCATAGCAGGctgtggttgggtttttttgaggctCACCTGGTATTTAAGTTGTATCTTTAATATCTCCCTTCAAGAGAAGGAAGGTTTTGGATAGCATTCTCTGTGCTACAAAGGATAATTTGCATTATGATGTTATCTAGGGCTGGAAATTAAGACTAATTTCATTACAGTCTCTTCTGGCTTTGTTTCTGATATATTTAACAAATTCTCAGGTGTGTCCAGGAATGAGGAAtgccaggcaggctgtgctgcaggagtcACTGGATTTCTTggattctgttttgttttcagggTGCAGGTGGTCAGAGGGTGGCCCAGGCCCTGCCTTTGAGGCAGACAGGGTCAGCCACCTGGTCACCTGGCAGGATGGGCGCTGCAGCCCcaccttcctctcctcccttcctctgcctcagTCACACGTGAGCCTGGCTACAGGATTTGGATGTGCCACAATCTTCTGGTGCTCAAAGAACAGGTACATTGCTGCTCCAAAGGCTGCTCTCATTTTGAGTTGATGTGACAATTAGTATTCTTGTAGCATGTTAGTGCTGCTACAGCTGAGGGCTGTGCTTCTCTGTAATCACAATCTTAATTAAGTAGtcaaagaatatttaaaatggCAGTATTTAATATAAACTATGTGCAATTAAGCATGCAGGAGTCTCTGACCTTGTAAAAATACTACATATCACTAATAAAAGGATGGTTTTTGCCATATAGGAACAGAAGCTTTAAAGTATCATAGCAATAGAATAATTCTGGTCTGTACCatggctcagagcagctctgctacTGCAGTTTGAACACTGTCATTTTgccttgtgctgctttgtggAAAGTACAGACATGCCTAAAACAGTAACAGAGTTGCTTGGTCTGGTTGCTGCCAGATGCCAAAACAGAGTCTCTAAATGAATTtcagttccttccttcctcagaCACTGAGACAGATCCTCATGGGGTGACACAAATGCTCTGCTTTGTTGTGGTGTGTTTGCAGAGGATATAATTTTTCACTTATGATTTGGCATCAGCAAGATTTGctcttcagtttcatttttctcaaaGAGCCAGTCTCTTCCTTTGCAATGAGTTCAGGTTCAATAAATGGGGAAATTTTATTAgatcttggtttttttcactgtgtGTCCAGCAAATCTATGGAGCATGGTGTGATCTTTAGAGCTGCCTAAGTCATGAGCCcagctgctttgttttgcttcacATTTGGTACATTTCCATTCATATCATTTGTGGATCTAGAGCAAGTGGGAATTTACCTATTTTTCAGTAATACTCTGGGATCAACAAAGTATTATGTATttcacacaaacaattactactttcctgttaattttttccatgctgtGCTTTTGAGCCTTGACAACCCATTCCTTAAAGCTGCCCTCTCTCCATCTTCCATCTGCAGATAAGTATTGCTGCAGCTTGGATAacaaattccatttaaaaaaaaccaaaccaaaacaataaaattcAGGTTGATCACTGAGGTGGCTGTGTGATATTTTAATGGACCCACATGTCTGAAGTTCCCCCAACAATGAAAATTGTCTTCTCTCACTGCCTTAAAGCAAAACcccctctttttaaaatttttttttcaaatatcttGTTTAAAAGTCCAGATTTTCTGAAGGCTTATGATGCAGCTGGCACCATCCAGGACTATGTGGTGGCCATGCTGTGTGACCTGAAGAAGCCACTGATGTCTGTCCAGAatgctgccagctggggatATTTTAACTGCAGGAGCAAGAGCTGGAATACTGACATGTAAGTGCTGAGCCATTCAGTGGGGTTTGTGCACTGCTTGTGTCAGCAGTGTGAGCCCCTCTTTGGGCCCTGACTGTTGATGTGCTGCAGATAAAAAGGGATTGAAAGTTATTCCTAATTAATTGTGGCCTGTACTGAGGAGCTATTGAGAATTTGCTCTATTTAATCTGATAAAATCTGGTCCAAAATCtacacacagcagagctgagagatTTATCAGTGATTCCAAGCTGTTCTCTCCCTTTCTgtggtggggtgggatggacaAGTGCAGCCACAGTGTTACCTGTGCCATGGTAAACAGTTACCACTCTAGTTCTTTGAGCTGAGCTTCATAATTTCTAAGATTTACTTATGATAATACTTAAGAGCTATTAAACTACAGGAAATCTTAGAAAGAatcagtttatttatttacttatttattttaatgatttgCTCTTTCAGGGCTGAGTGCTAAGGCCTTATATATTGCAGGGCTTAGGTTAGGCCAGGACTCCAAGGTGAAAGATCTCCTCATCAAGGTATGAAAGAGTGacagaaatttgcattttgctGACTGAACTGAACTGTTACTAATGTGGTGGTGTTGCTGTAGCACCTGCAGCTGATTATGTAAGGAGTTTGTTTGACTTAACTCTTTGTGATTTTGTTGTGAACTACTAATTGCATGACAACTGAAGTTTTGACATTTAGCTGCATTTTTTGCCGATTTTGTGATTGTCCCTTCACCCTGGACCTGCTTGTCCATATGACATCAGAAGGTTAAACTGAACATGCAGTGTATAATCTCAGGTGCTCAGATTGCatagaaaggaaaacaatttgtTCTTCCAGACTGGTTTACCCAGCCCAATGCTGCCCCAGTCCAAGACCAAGCTTTCTAAACTGGTGAAAGCATCCATAAATGCAGCAGCCACAAATGTGTGGCCAGGTTCATCTGTGACTTCAAAGAGTTTTTTGTAGTAATGCCACACATTCCCCAAATGCTTTATTCCAATAATGTTGCTCTGCTTCCAGACTGAAAAAATCTGGCTTTCCTGTGCACTTGCTTCCAGAGGTGGGAGACCCTGGCAGTGTTGCAGGCAGGACAACCTGTGCATGGCATGGAATACCCAAAGGAGCAAAAGTGGGAATTGCCCTGGGAGATTTCCAGTGCTCTGTTTATTCCTGTCTGACTGAGAGGACTGATGCAGGTATGGTCATTTTGGTatctgatttgtttttctcattgttCTCCTTCAGGGTAGCTTAGTAAAACActgattgttttatttttttcctctttttttttttgggtgtgtTTCAGTTCTTAATATCAGCACCTCTGCTCAGCTGACCATCTCAATGCCCCTGGGTTTCCAGCCTCCAGAGGCACCAGATCCTTCCTCAGCTGTCACTTATTTTCCCTACTTCAATGGTGACTACTTGGCAGTGGCAGCATCACTCAATGGAGGCAATGTGCTTGCAACATTTGTGGGAATGGTGGCACAGTGGGCACAAGAGCTGGGTAAGTCATTTCAAGGAGAGTTGAAGCACAAAACTGGGATTGATCATCAAGGTAAAAGGAAGCTGAAGCAAAGGGACAAGCCTGGAGCTGTTCCATTATGCCATAAAGGGAACAAGGATGGAATTCCTGGGTCGTGCTTCCCAGATCTCTGGAATTTCCTGCTGAAGCTTTTGAACATGCTGGGACAGTCATGCTTGGACTCCACATTCATATTCCCTCTAGGCCTTCTTTTGTTTCAAGCACAGAGTTATTTTGTGCCAGTTGATTTTCAAAAGGCAAGGCTGGCAGATTTGAGGACAGCAGCCTGTAATTTTATGTGACTGCAGTCCAAAGGAGTCCTCTTGGTGCATATTTTGCAGCACTAATGGATTTTAAGACTCAAACTCATGGAATATCTTTTAAGAGCTTTAAGCATGGCATTgacaggtttttttaataatctctTGAGTTTTGCACTACAGAAATCAGCTCTGAAATTGTTCTTTCAGTAAGTACTCGAGGTGAATGTTGCATTCACGTGGAATCCAGCCACTGAAGCTGAACCCTGCTGTCAGTCCCTTTAAAGAGATTGTTTTGTGGGACAGTACAGGCAATGAGGAGTAGCTGTTGTTGTCAGGACAGGCAGTTGCTGTAATCAGAAAAAAGTTTCTGCTATTGCACATTCTGGGTACAATTGGATGGGAGAATTATGGTTCATAAACTTGGACACACAGTTACCTTTGAAAAAGATATCCAATGTTGTGCTGAACAGGTGCATCAGTGTCTGTTGTAACTGTTCACATGTAAGATACACCAGACCCTTTCAGATTGGTAACAAAATATTTCCCATCTGCAGGATTTCAGGTTCAGGAATCTGCCATCTACCCAAGGATAATCCAAGCAGCCTTGGCCCAAAAGCACAGCAAGCTCTCAATCCACCCAACCATCTTTGGAGAGAGACaccttcctgagctgctggcatcagtgagcagcattggtgcctctgagctgtccctgggCCATGtcaccagagccctgtgccGTGGCCTCGTGGAGAACCTGAGCTCCATGTTCCctgtgcagcacctgcaggagctgggggtcagcagggtcctgggcagtggcactgcccttgccaggaACGAGGTGCTGAGGCAGGAAGTGGAGAGGATTTTTCCATTCCCTGTGGTTTATGGGAAGGATGTGGATGCTGCTGTGGGGGCAGCTATGGTGATGTTCCATAGTAAATAAAGTCATTATTTGGAATGGCCTGATGcagctttctgtttttttcctgacactataatgtttgtttgggtttttttttaactttattcCACATGCACTCTCACTGCTTCTCCTGGGTATGCTTCTCCTGGGTCTGCACATTTTGTTGCTCTGTCATTCCCATTTGTGAAATGAGGAGTAATTATCACATTAAATTTATCTGAGTGACTGGGAAAGATCCATTAACTTTCTACATAAAAAGACACTTCTTGTGAGGGTCATTTTCCTGGTAGGAAATCTGTTGGAAAGGGCTGGGAGAGATGAGCTACTGTCTGTAACTTGGTCTGATGCTTTTGTACACTCCCTTAAGATTTCCAAGTTTTATCCCCTATCTTATGCtcttagaaattatttcttctcctagtctttattttaatgttaaaatatttatactttCTGTCTACATGTACATTgcattattataaatatatttttatcagcaagtctgctttcatttttattgaatAACAGGCAAGAGCTGATCATGCTGTTACATCAAAAGCTTTGCAGCATTTTGGATgctcctgaggagctgcctATTGGTAATCTATATTTATGCATTAATAAAGAGCCTTGTTACTCTGAGTACCACAGATGTGAGGAGTTTAATTAGTTTGCTATTAAATAGGTAAATACATAATTCTTTTATATATTCAAGGCAAGACCAGAGAGACAGCTACtttttacaaaacaaaaggCTGATAATTTCATTGAATAATTTCATATTCTACTCAAAATCTCAGGAAGTTggggggctgctcccagcctaACAGCCTCTGGAAAAGCTGTTTCTCCAGACTAGTTTATGTCAAAAAGATCTTATATAAATGATATATTTAGCAATATATGACACAGCTCTGAATTTTTGATGGTGTTAGATCCATCCAGGGTTAGATAAGTTGGGGTTCTTTTTCCTCATAACATTAATATTTAGAGGCTGACtcttatatacatatatacaaaatttaaataaaatataggAGAAACatgaaacaatgaaaaatcTTTAGGACTTACTGGTTCTTCCTCAACTTTGTTCTGAATTAGCTccttgttaaaatatttatctttaaaTCAGCCACATGAGAAAGATTTTACAAAGTTTTGTAAATTGAATTGAAATTCAAGAATTGAAACTGTGACCCCACCAGAAACAGTTGCTGTCTGGTGATTTgggtgctttttttctttttctttttttttcttttttgcaaacTTGAGTGTATTTATGAAGAGGAAATCTGGAGAAGGATATCCATTACTAAATGCAATtaaaggggagggaaaaaaaaccagcaactTACTGCAATTCTTGTAAAGAGCTTTGCTAAACCTCTGGGAATAGAAGCCACTGATGCTTCTGGTTCCAGAATTGTTCTTAATTATCTTATTGCTCTATTCTCTGTTTTTCCAGTGAACTTCCCTTGGTTCTAAAAATCATCACATTTTGCAGACAAATGAAGTGGAGAAGCAAACTCTGAGGGCTTTGCAGTCCAGGCACCTTGGAGGAGGAATATCTGGCACCAAATTCCTGTAGATCAGTGGGTGTTCACTGAGACTGGACCATTTCTCAGAAGAGAGGATTTTTGTCAATATTTGTAAGTTCTGCATGTATATTTGAGTAGCATGGTTGGTTATTTTTAAACTCTGTTATTTGTGATGTGGCAAGGCATTCTagccaaaatatttccttgttcATTGGATCAAACTTCTGTGTACATGGATTTCAAGGAGATCAAGTATGTtgtgtattttttaaactagatAATGcttattggggttttttgataaTCCTTCCACAGATTTGTGAAggttttttcccttgcaaatTCCTACTCATGAGGAAATGCAGCTTTGTCTTCATTATCAAATATATTACCATGGTTTAGAAAGGAAAGCATGTATAATGTAGGTTTGAGCAATTGCCAGGGAGACAGGATTGAGCCTATTCTgcacatttatatttattttgtggaAAATAATTGATTGTGTGTTCTGTAGCCACTCACTCATGTTTTTGGCTCAATCCACTTGAGTTTAACtagacaaaaaattaaaattatacatGACTATATTCCCTCtgtattttttctatattttatagatctgtttttattcctttttcacTG
It contains:
- the SHPK gene encoding sedoheptulokinase, with the translated sequence MAAAGGPGPTCVLGIDLGTTSVKAALVTGTERGLALAQSCSRETQAHSDSPGAAAQGMEQDVQKIIRALNECLAALPQQQLQQVTHIGISGQMHGVVFWKSDKGCRWSEGGPGPAFEADRVSHLVTWQDGRCSPTFLSSLPLPQSHVSLATGFGCATIFWCSKNSPDFLKAYDAAGTIQDYVVAMLCDLKKPLMSVQNAASWGYFNCRSKSWNTDILKKSGFPVHLLPEVGDPGSVAGRTTCAWHGIPKGAKVGIALGDFQCSVYSCLTERTDAVLNISTSAQLTISMPLGFQPPEAPDPSSAVTYFPYFNGDYLAVAASLNGGNVLATFVGMVAQWAQELGFQVQESAIYPRIIQAALAQKHSKLSIHPTIFGERHLPELLASVSSIGASELSLGHVTRALCRGLVENLSSMFPVQHLQELGVSRVLGSGTALARNEVLRQEVERIFPFPVVYGKDVDAAVGAAMVMFHSK